The following are from one region of the Stanieria cyanosphaera PCC 7437 genome:
- the gor gene encoding glutathione-disulfide reductase — translation MSYDFDLFVIGAGSGGIAAARRAAEYGAKVGISEFNRLGGTCVNRGCVPKKLMVYASHFPDNFKAASGYGWTVGETSFNWEKMITAVNNEVTRLNGIYQKMLDNSQVKLFNGYAQLIDSHTIAIGEEKVTADKILIAVGGKPTKPDTITGIEHAMTSDDIFHLQKQPKRIVIIGGGYIGVEFACILNGLGSEVTQVIRGDKILKGFDEDIREEIQTAMQHKGIRIITNCDCDHMKIEPIETGLQITIKSLDNHEEIIVADAVSLAATGRIPNLENLGLENTKVEVVKGAIAVGEKSQTAEANIYAIGDCTDRINLTPVAIKEGRAFADHFYGDKSYRMSYDNVPTAVFSSPEACTVGLTETEARERYGEAVKVYRSKFRPMYYTLPDLPEKTLMKLIVDTNTDKVVGAHMVGDDAAEIIQGVAIAVNMGATKADFDATVAIHPSSAEEFVTMR, via the coding sequence ATGAGTTATGATTTTGATTTATTCGTTATTGGTGCAGGTTCGGGAGGAATTGCTGCTGCCAGACGCGCTGCTGAATATGGCGCAAAAGTTGGTATTTCGGAATTTAATCGTCTTGGTGGAACGTGTGTCAATCGTGGTTGTGTTCCCAAAAAATTGATGGTATACGCTTCCCATTTTCCTGACAATTTTAAAGCAGCATCTGGATACGGTTGGACAGTAGGGGAAACTAGCTTTAACTGGGAAAAGATGATTACGGCAGTTAATAATGAAGTGACTCGTCTCAATGGTATCTATCAAAAAATGTTAGATAATTCTCAAGTTAAACTTTTTAACGGTTATGCACAGTTGATTGATTCCCATACGATTGCTATTGGTGAAGAAAAAGTCACTGCTGACAAGATTTTAATTGCTGTGGGTGGAAAACCAACTAAACCAGATACTATTACCGGGATCGAACACGCGATGACTTCTGATGATATTTTTCATCTTCAAAAACAACCAAAAAGAATTGTGATTATTGGTGGTGGTTATATTGGGGTTGAGTTTGCTTGCATTCTTAATGGTTTGGGTTCTGAAGTAACGCAAGTCATCCGTGGAGATAAAATTTTGAAAGGTTTTGATGAGGATATTCGAGAAGAAATTCAAACCGCAATGCAACATAAAGGGATTCGCATTATCACTAACTGTGATTGCGACCATATGAAGATTGAACCAATTGAAACAGGTTTGCAAATTACCATTAAATCTTTGGACAATCATGAAGAAATTATAGTTGCCGATGCAGTTAGTTTGGCAGCTACAGGTAGAATTCCTAACCTGGAAAATTTGGGTTTAGAAAATACTAAAGTTGAAGTAGTCAAAGGCGCGATCGCAGTAGGAGAAAAAAGTCAAACTGCCGAAGCAAATATCTATGCAATAGGCGACTGTACCGATCGCATTAATCTTACTCCTGTAGCGATCAAAGAAGGAAGGGCTTTTGCTGATCATTTTTATGGTGATAAATCTTATCGAATGAGTTACGATAACGTTCCTACTGCTGTATTTTCTAGTCCAGAAGCTTGTACAGTTGGGTTAACTGAAACAGAAGCAAGAGAAAGATATGGAGAGGCAGTCAAAGTTTATCGAAGTAAATTTCGTCCTATGTATTATACGTTGCCAGATTTGCCAGAAAAAACCCTCATGAAATTGATCGTTGATACCAACACCGATAAAGTAGTCGGCGCACATATGGTAGGAGATGATGCTGCTGAGATCATTCAAGGTGTTGCGATCGCAGTTAATATGGGTGCAACTAAAGCTGATTTTGATGCAACTGTAGCTATTCACCCTAGTTCGGCAGAAGAATTTGTCACCATGCGGTAA
- a CDS encoding PFE-CTERM domain-containing protein, with translation MKSQLISLNNIGLILIGTTLLSFFPIQSAQSFSVTIGEPDIPTSAQSGTFMIDFDDGNSTVTNSGITYTYSGDYQILDADTNGGANNTGKYITNGPGSNASYTISIDADQKYFGFWWSAVDPENIIEFYDNNNLVFSFNSDNLLAFIPPNSNVTAINNAPYDTDFFYGNLGNNTGEAYLFMNFYAQGTEVYDRIDIYQTDNTGLVQSDNHTFSTTQYTATGYEVPVPFAFSPALGLLLSGGGWLGIGYFQRKKAVDQ, from the coding sequence ATGAAGTCGCAACTTATTTCATTAAACAATATAGGATTAATTTTAATAGGTACTACTCTATTGAGTTTTTTCCCCATTCAATCTGCTCAATCTTTTTCTGTAACTATTGGAGAGCCAGACATACCAACTTCTGCTCAATCAGGCACTTTTATGATTGATTTTGATGATGGTAATAGTACCGTTACCAACTCAGGCATAACTTACACTTATTCAGGTGACTATCAAATACTTGATGCCGATACCAATGGTGGTGCCAATAATACAGGAAAATACATCACCAATGGGCCGGGAAGTAATGCAAGCTACACTATTTCTATTGATGCTGACCAAAAATATTTTGGGTTTTGGTGGTCTGCGGTTGACCCTGAAAACATTATAGAGTTTTACGATAATAATAACTTAGTATTTAGCTTTAATAGTGATAATCTCCTAGCTTTCATCCCTCCTAATTCAAATGTAACTGCTATTAATAATGCGCCATACGATACAGACTTTTTTTACGGTAATCTTGGCAATAATACAGGTGAAGCATATTTGTTTATGAATTTCTATGCTCAAGGCACTGAAGTTTATGACCGTATTGATATCTATCAAACTGATAATACTGGGTTGGTTCAAAGTGACAACCATACTTTTTCAACAACTCAATACACTGCAACTGGCTATGAAGTACCAGTTCCTTTTGCTTTTTCCCCTGCTTTAGGATTATTGCTATCTGGAGGAGGCTGGCTAGGAATTGGATATTTTCAAAGAAAAAAAGCAGTAGATCAATAA